The Solanum lycopersicum chromosome 9, SLM_r2.1 genome window below encodes:
- the LOC101254418 gene encoding uncharacterized protein isoform X5 translates to MLQPSPVIQTKEDIYLVSLQHKEGTSPSSQDNAACPNRASVGAPGGHERGNDKINPLANSTSKQLSIFDILGDDGPNCELESLTREGHVAFSIEGLGKVEMSTPVHSPQLPGSRLLSYGRPSPPRARRKTLSSDYLNKGIDGIELELDSMMVDVERPFQTIPFDGSSCSRGVQDLPGSAEHTLLDTKWFSSNNNFTYLYTSEDDEIFGKNKENSNTILNANSSFPLPESFHEDCGSRHLDAVSTDFWNSQSCVMREFNFEDCYYQDFANSCSARNYGKQDIYFDDSYHQKQRIRKAKSEFNIIGALHFCYKRCFFERYSATPYTKHFKPENCSDSDGEWCSMGCTSPHLMDYIDHVDRTWFANEDARDNLSLLSEESSTAVVGDLDTQQNMNSNNKRRSQDVSDWRKEAKFCEKLFAKERNCKKNDIQQGKPTKLPWLPNQSRAKPENHSSVFYEKRSDMKNDGLSEARCGPGESNSRFRSFCQASVSKRYASTCSDFLVGDVLADQEPKLQVDSLQNLEGSIEYPGEYAPSCFMMEPMTFELDSPGCTFRNLFQDAKKGCGTEDSLHTLGSHGTLTGHIVRDVGKQPNFLSDGDKGIDVLPFDSSQFVPNTEVSGRRKGFSSGKKKSVDGSSSVNECSNCEEPKEKTPEVKDRTGSFNYSECAEEASSSVEMSTVSKGDQDSSSNQDTQSSLRLKAEDEVTKDDSRSSSKEGMITTRQSHNVHQNGQVMMLEAVSLNFYMCSF, encoded by the exons ATGCTGCAGCCTTCTCCAGTGATTCAAACAAAAGAAGACATTTATCTTGTCTCTCTTCAACATAAGGAAG GAACGTCACCAAGCTCCCAAGATAATGCAGCCTGCCCAAATCG AGCATCAGTTGGAGCACCTGGAGGTCATGAGAGAGGCAATGATAAAATAAACCCACTGGCAAACTCTACAAGCAAAC AACTCTCTATTTTTGACATACTTGGTGATGATGGACCGAACTGTGAGTTGGAAAGTTTAACTCGTGAAGGCCATGTTGCATTTTCGATTGAAG GTTTAGGTAAAGTTGAAATGTCTACCCCAGTCCATTCACCGCAGCTACCTGGCAG CAGACTCTTATCATATGGTAGGCCCTCACCCCCAAGGGCAAGGAGAAAAACTCTCTCATCTGACTATCTTAACAAAGGAATAGATGGAATTGAACTTGAACTG GATAGCATGATGGTGGATGTAGAACGACCTTTTCAAACGATTCCTTTTGATGGATCCTCTTGCTCCAGGGGAGTACAAGATTTACCTGGTAGTGCAGAGCATACTTTACTAGATACCAAATGGTTCTCCTCTAATAACAACTTCACTTATCTGTACACTTCTGAGGATGACGAAATCTTCGGCAAAAACAAGGAAAATTCAAATACAATTTTGAATG CAAATTCCAGCTTCCCACTTCCTGAAAGCTTTCATGAAGATTGTGGTTCACGTCATTTAGATGCTGTTTCCACTGATTTTTGGAATAGCCAAAGTTGTGTGATGCGAGAATTCAACTTTGAGGACTGTTATTATCAAGATTTTGCCAATTCTTGTAGTGCCAGAAATTATGGGAAGCAAGACATTTATTTTGATGACTCTTATCATCAGAAGCAAAG GATCAGGAAAGCCAAATCAGAATTCAACATAATAGGTGCTTTACATTTCTGCTATAAGAGATGCTTTTTTGAAAGAT ATTCAGCAACTCCCTATACCAAGCACTTCAAACCAGAGAATTGCAGTGACTCAGATGGAGAATG GTGTTCCATGGGATGTACAAGTCCTCATTTAATGGATTATATAGACCATGTTGATAGGACATGGTTTGCAAATGAAGATGCAAGAGATAATTTGAGTTTATTGAG CGAAGAGTCATCCACTGCAG TGGTGGGTGACTTGGACACACAACAAAATATgaactcaaataataaaaggAGAAGCCAGGACGTATCTGATTGGAGGAAAGAGGCAAAATTCTGTGAGAAGTTATTTGCTAAGGAAAGAAACTGCAAGAAGAATGATATCCAGCAAGGAAAGCCAACAAAGTTACCATGGCTACCGAACCAATCAAGAGCAAAGCCAGAAAATCACAGTTCTGTATTTTATGAGAAGAGGTCAGACATGAAGAATGATGGACTGAGTGAGGCCAGATGTGGTCCAGGAGAGTCAAATTCAAGATTCAGATCTTTCTGCCAAGCTTCAGTGTCCAAAAGATATGCATCCACTTGCTCCGACTTCTTGGTTGGAGATGTCCTTGCTGATCAGGAGCCTAAGTTACAAGTTGACTCCCTACAGAACCTCGAAGGGTCTATTGAATATCCTGGTGAATATGCACCCTCATGTTTTATGATGGAACCAATGACTTTTGAACTAGATAGCCCCGGATGCACCTTCAGGAACTTGTTTCAGGATGCCAAGAAGGGTTGTGGTACTGAGGATTCATTACATACTCTCGGTTCCCATGGCACACTAACAGGACACATTGTAAGAGATGTAGGTAAGCAACCTAATTTCCTGAGCGATGGAGATAAAGGTATTGATGTCCTACCATTTGATAGCAGCCAGTTTGTCCCCAATACTGAAGTTTCTGGTAGGCGCAAGGGTTTCTCATCAGGAAAGAAAAAGTCAGTGGATGGATCAAGTTCTGTCAATGAGTGTAGTAACTGTGAggaaccaaaagaaaaaactcCAGAAGTGAAGGACAGGACAGGATCGTTTAACTACTCTGAATGTGCAGAAGAAGCTTCTTCCTCTGTAGAGATGTCCACTGTATCAAAGGGGGATCAGGACAGTTCATCTAATCAGGATACCCAATCTTCACTTAGATTAAAAGCAGAAGATGAAG TTACAAAGGATGACAGCAGGTCTTCATCAAAAGAAGGAATGATAACTACACGACAAAGTCACAACGTTCACCAAAATGGGCAAGTTATGATGCTTGAGGCCGTATCCTTAAACTTTTACATGTGCAGTTTTTGA